CTGCTTTGGCAAATTCCGTCACGTCCATATTTAAAGAATAGGCAAAAGTTTCAATAAAAGAACCACAGCCTGAAGAGCAGGCTTCATTCAGCATTATGCTGTCTATTACTCCATTCTTGATTTTTAAGCATTTCATATCCTGTCCGCCAATGTCAAGGATAAAATCCACCCCTGGCAAAAAAGCCTCAGCAGCTTTATAGTGGGCAATTGTCTCAATTTCGCCAATATCAAAGCCTAAAGCAGCTTTCAAAAGTGCCTCCCCATACCCTGTAACTGCTGAATTTACTATTTTAGCCCCTTTTGGCATAAGGGAATAAATTTCTTTCAAAATATTAATAGCTGATGCAACAGGGCTTCCGTTATTGCTTCCATAAAAGGAATACAAAAGCGCACCTTCCCTGTCAATAAGCACAGCTTTTGTGGTTGTAGAACCTGCATCCAGCCCAAGGAAGCACTCTCCTTCATAAGTTTTTAAATCCCTTCTCTTTAATTTATTGACATTGTGTCTTTTTTGAAACTTCTCCAACTCTTCACTGTTTTCAAACAGCGGCTGTAATCTTTCAACTTCATGAACCTCTATATTTTTTAAAGCATCAAGCCTTTTTTCCAATGTCTTTACCGGAATAACTTTCATATTTTTTGACTCTAATGCTGCACCTAATGCAACAAAGAGCTCGGCATTTTCAGGAAAAATAGCCTGATGTTTTTCAAGCTTTAAAGTCTCTACAAATCTTAATCTTAACTCAGATAAAAACTGCAGAGGACCTCCTAAAAAAGCCACATTACCCCTAATTGGCTTTCCACAGGCAAGTCCGCTTATTGTCTGATTAACAACTGCCTGAAAGACAGAAGCAGCTATATCCTCCTTTGAAGCCCCTTCGTTTATCAAAGGCTGTACATCGGTTTTGGCAAAAACACCGCACCTGGACGCAATGGGATAAATAACTTTATAATCTTTTGCCAGTTGGTTTAGCCCTTCAGCATCAGTCTTTAAAAGAGATGACATCTGGTCTATGAATGCTCCCGTCCCGCCGGCACAAGTACCATTCATCCTCTGCTCAACAGTTTCACCTAAGTATGTTATCTTAGCATCTTCTCCACCTAGTTCTATAACAACATCTGTATGGGGTATAAATCTTTGAATTGCCTTTGTGCTTGCGATAACTTCTTGAATAAAAGGGATTTCCAACCACCGGGAGACAGACAACCCCCCTGAACCTGTTACCATTATTGTAATATAGTTATTTGAGAATTTTTTACATGTTTCGCTTAAAAGCTCAAATATGGTGTTTTTAATATCGGAATAATGCCTTCTGTATTTACTAAATACTATTTCATCATTTTGGTCAAGTAAAACTAATTTAACTGTAGTGGAACCAACATCTAATCCCATATTTAATAACCTATTCATAAGACAGCAGCTCACTAAAGCTACATTCACGCCCCTTTCAAACTGCATAAAGACACGCAGCAATAATCTGTCAATCCCTTAAAAGACTTATTCTGTTAAAAGGAAAAAATCTTAAGACAGCTTTTCCACCGATATACTTGGTTTTTACAGGTCCGAATTCCCTGCTGTCACTGCTTTGACCTATAATCCTGTTATCTCCTATCACATATACATAGCCTTCAGGAACCAGGACACTGCTAAATTCTTCATTTATTGGATAAGTCTCATTGCCTCTTATATAATCTTCTTCTAAAATTTCACCATTGACATAGACGCTTCCATCACGTATTTCTACCAAATCACCTTCAATACCGATAACCCTTTTTATTATAGGGCTGTTTCTTAAATATATACCATCATCCCCCTCAGGGTTATTTACAGTTACAATATCGCCTCTTTTAATTTTGCCAAATCTTATGCTTATTTTTTCGATAAGAAGCCTGTCTTTTTCAGAAAGAGTATTTTCCATAGAACTTCCCTGCACTACAGTAACCTGTGCAACAAAGTTCACAATTAAGACCGCCAAAAGTACTGCTATTGCTATATGAATAGCCCAATCTAAGGCTTCTTTCATAATACTCTTTTTTGACGTAGCAAAGCCCTCCTTTTTTATAGTAATACTATTTATAGTATTACTTGTAGTAAACTGTTTTGTATCAGTGACGTGCACTAATACCTGCATATAAACAGCAACAGTACATATTATATAAATTCTATATAATTTATAGATACATTTCAAGTATGTAAATATAATTTAACATTAAAGAAATACCCCTTACTGTTGATTATCTATATCTTTAATGTCAAATTTAACATGAAGTTCTTCAAGCTGCTTTTCATCAACAACATCAGGAGCATTTGTCATAAGACAGGAGGCATTCTGAACTTTTGGAAAAGCAATTACATCCCTGATGCTGCTGCACCCTGCCATTAGCATTGCCAGCCTGTCAAGTCCAAAGGCTATTCCCCCATGGGGAGGTGTTCCGTATTTAAATGCTTCTAATAAGAAACCAAATCTTTCCTTTGCTTCTTCTTCTGTAAATCCTAAGCATTTAAACATTGTTTTTTGAAGCTCCTGATCATGTATCCTTACACTTCCGCCACCAATTTCATTACCGTTTAGAACTAAATCGTATGCCTTAGACCTTACCTTCTCAGGCTCTGTTTCAATATATTTTATATCTTCATCCATAGGTGCAGTAAATGGATGGTGTTTTGCCACATACCGCTCTTCTTCCTCATCATACTCAAAAAGAGGAAACTCTGTAATCCACAAAAATTTAAACTCTTTATCATTAACTAAATTTAGCTTTCTTGCTATCTCAAGTCTCAATTCACCAAGGGCACTAAATACAATTTTGTCTTTATCTGCTACAAAGCAAATAAGATCCCCAGGCTCTGCATGAACTTTTTCCAGTATAGCCCTAATTTCCTCTTCATTTAAAAACTTTGTAATGGGTGATTTTAAACCGTCTTCTTCCACTACTATCCAGGCCATTCCCTTTGCATTGTAATTTTTTACATACTCACCTAAGGCATCTATTTCTTTCCTGCTAAATTTACCACCGCATCCCTTTGCATTTATAGCCCTGACACTTCCGCCATTTTTCACTGCATCTGAAAAAACCCTAAATCCACAGTCTTTAACTATATGGGATAAATCTACAAGTTCTAAGCCAAATCTTGTATCCGGTTTGTCCGTCCCAAACCTTTCCATTGCTTCTTTATAGCTCATTCTCTCAAACGGGCAATTTACCTCTACATCTAAAACTTCTTTAAAAAGCTTTTTGATAAATCCTTCGTTAATTTTAATTACATCTTCCACATCTACAAAGGACATTTCCAAATCTATCTGGGTAAATTCCGGCTGTCTGTCAGCCCTTAAATCTTCATCCCTAAAGCATTTTACTATTTGGAAATATCTGTCAAAACCTGCTGCCATCAAAAGCTGTTTAAATAGCTGGGGTGACTGGGGAAGTGCGTACAGCTTTCCCGGGTGAACCCTGCTTGGAACAAGATAATCCCTTGCACCTTCAGGAGTACTCTTTGTAAGCATTGGCGTCTCTATTTCAAGAAAACCATTGGCATCAAAATAATCCCTTGCAACTTTTGCCACCCTGTGCCTTAACATAATATTTCTTTGCATATCAGGCCTTCTTAAATCCAGATACCTGTATTTCAGCCTTAAAGCCTCATTTACCTGTAAATTCTCCTCAATATACATAGGCGGTGTTTCTGCTGTACTTAATATTCTAAGTTCCTCCGCCCATATTTCTATTTCACCGGTAATCATATCAGGGTTAATGGCATCATCTGCTCTTTTTACAACTTTTCCCCTTATTGCAAGTACAAATTCACTTCTTATTTTCTCTGCCTTTTCAAATATCTCTTTTTTTGTCTCATCGCTGAATACTACCTGTATAATACCACTTCTATCCCTTAAACTTACAAATATAAGTTTTCCTAAATCCCTTCTTCTTTGAACCCATCCCATTACTGTAACTTCTTTACCTACATCATTAACTGTAACTTCAGTACAATAATGAGTTCTCTTTAAACCACAAATTGATTCTCCCATATTTTCACTCCCTATTCTATTCTCTTTTAAATTTTATTTAAACATATTTTTATATTTCAGTATGACCTATTTTGTTTGGCTCCTTAATAACAGATTCTGCTTTTATGTTTTTAAGCCTGTCAATAACTGTATCTAAACTGATTTCCTTCTCTTCACCTGTATCCATGTTTTTTAAAAAGGCTTTATTTGTATCAATTTCATTATCACCTAACACAATGGAATAATAAGCCCCGAGTTTATTTGCATATTTCATCTGAGCCTTAACGCTTTTTCCCATTAGGTCAGTTTCAGCATTAATTCCCTCTTTCCTTAAATCATACACCAGCTTTTGGGCATAATTTTGAGCTTTGTCCCCTATGGTTGCAATAAAAATATCGGTACTTCTAGGGGCTGTAAATTCAATACCTTGATTTTCCATAACCATAAGAAGTCTTTCTAAACCAATGGCAAACCCTATACCGGGGGTTGGCGGACCGCCACAAATTTCCACAAGCCCGTCATACCTGCCTCCTCCGCATACAGTTCCCTGGGAGCCGATATTTTTTGATACAAATTCAAAAACCGTCTTTGTATAATAATCAAGACCCCGAACAATATTTTTATCTATATTGTATTCAATTCCTAAATTTTCCAACCCTCTTTTTACCCCTTCTAAATGCTCATGACATTCTTCACATAAATTATCCACAAGAGCCGGGGCATCCTTTGTTATTTCTTTGCAATGCTCTTCTTTGCAGTCAATAATCCTTAAAGGATTCCTGTCGAATCTCTCCACGCATGTCTTGCACAAATTTTGCAATTTAGGCTCTATGTACTCCTTTAACTTAGCATTATAATCACTTCTGCACTTTTTACACCCGATACTGTTTATATTAAGTTCAATATCAGAAATGCCTAACCTGTTTAAAAGAACATCAATCATTGATATTACTTCTACATCTATGGAAGGTCCTTCAGACCCAAAGGCTTCCACCCCAAACTGATGAAATTCCCTGTAGCGCCCTTTTTGTACATTTTCATACCTGTAAGCAGTGATATTGTAATAGAGCTTTATTGGCTGGGGCAAAGAAGCCATTCCATGTTCAATATAGCTTCTAACAACACCTGCTGTTCCTTCAGGTCTTAGGGTAATGCTTCTTTTCCCTTTATCTAAAAATGTATACATTTCCTTTTGAACTATATCCGTTGTATCTCCAACCCCTCTTTGAAATAGTTCTGTATGCTCAAAAATAGGGGTTCTAATTTCCCTGTATCCAAAATTTTCGCAAACTTTAGCTATTTCTTTTTCTATATACTGCCACTTATATACCTCATTTGGCAATATGTCCTTTGTTCCTTTTGGCGATTTTGTTAACATTACTAACCTCCAAATTAATTATTAGTTTTCTATCAATAAAATACCCTCTCAGCCCCGATGGTTGTAGCAGGACCATGACCTGGGTAGAC
The genomic region above belongs to Acetivibrio saccincola and contains:
- the aspS gene encoding aspartate--tRNA ligase; the encoded protein is MGESICGLKRTHYCTEVTVNDVGKEVTVMGWVQRRRDLGKLIFVSLRDRSGIIQVVFSDETKKEIFEKAEKIRSEFVLAIRGKVVKRADDAINPDMITGEIEIWAEELRILSTAETPPMYIEENLQVNEALRLKYRYLDLRRPDMQRNIMLRHRVAKVARDYFDANGFLEIETPMLTKSTPEGARDYLVPSRVHPGKLYALPQSPQLFKQLLMAAGFDRYFQIVKCFRDEDLRADRQPEFTQIDLEMSFVDVEDVIKINEGFIKKLFKEVLDVEVNCPFERMSYKEAMERFGTDKPDTRFGLELVDLSHIVKDCGFRVFSDAVKNGGSVRAINAKGCGGKFSRKEIDALGEYVKNYNAKGMAWIVVEEDGLKSPITKFLNEEEIRAILEKVHAEPGDLICFVADKDKIVFSALGELRLEIARKLNLVNDKEFKFLWITEFPLFEYDEEEERYVAKHHPFTAPMDEDIKYIETEPEKVRSKAYDLVLNGNEIGGGSVRIHDQELQKTMFKCLGFTEEEAKERFGFLLEAFKYGTPPHGGIAFGLDRLAMLMAGCSSIRDVIAFPKVQNASCLMTNAPDVVDEKQLEELHVKFDIKDIDNQQ
- the hisS gene encoding histidine--tRNA ligase, with translation MLTKSPKGTKDILPNEVYKWQYIEKEIAKVCENFGYREIRTPIFEHTELFQRGVGDTTDIVQKEMYTFLDKGKRSITLRPEGTAGVVRSYIEHGMASLPQPIKLYYNITAYRYENVQKGRYREFHQFGVEAFGSEGPSIDVEVISMIDVLLNRLGISDIELNINSIGCKKCRSDYNAKLKEYIEPKLQNLCKTCVERFDRNPLRIIDCKEEHCKEITKDAPALVDNLCEECHEHLEGVKRGLENLGIEYNIDKNIVRGLDYYTKTVFEFVSKNIGSQGTVCGGGRYDGLVEICGGPPTPGIGFAIGLERLLMVMENQGIEFTAPRSTDIFIATIGDKAQNYAQKLVYDLRKEGINAETDLMGKSVKAQMKYANKLGAYYSIVLGDNEIDTNKAFLKNMDTGEEKEISLDTVIDRLKNIKAESVIKEPNKIGHTEI
- the lepB gene encoding signal peptidase I, whose protein sequence is MKEALDWAIHIAIAVLLAVLIVNFVAQVTVVQGSSMENTLSEKDRLLIEKISIRFGKIKRGDIVTVNNPEGDDGIYLRNSPIIKRVIGIEGDLVEIRDGSVYVNGEILEEDYIRGNETYPINEEFSSVLVPEGYVYVIGDNRIIGQSSDSREFGPVKTKYIGGKAVLRFFPFNRISLLRD